A genome region from Brassica oleracea var. oleracea cultivar TO1000 chromosome C2, BOL, whole genome shotgun sequence includes the following:
- the LOC106325820 gene encoding uncharacterized protein LOC106325820, translated as MDPAEERRDTKRHQEYINMLGNVCDSEYGIPRRCPCGGRMIDEVRVKEEHETHPGKRFFTCINYEADGLHYRQPWVVGVQEEIEHLRKRVDEAEEVIKWVPNLKRQIESVEAQVKRLALLVDRLTGDVYNLTVEVDTLEKVCFD; from the exons ATGGATCCCGCAGAGGAGAGGAGAGATACAAAGAGGCATCAGGAGTACATAAACATGTTGGGAAACGTTTGCGATTCAGAATATGGAATTCCAAGACGATGTCCCTGTGGTGGGAGAATGATTGACGAGGTGCGGGTGAAGGAGGAGCACGAGACTCATCCTGGAAAGCGCTTCTTCACCTGCATAAACTACGAG GCTGATGGGTTACATTATCGTCAGCCTTGGGTTGTAGGTGTCCAGGAGGAGATCGAACATCTGCGTAAGCGTGTGGACGAGGCTGAGGAGGTGATCAAGTGGGTGCCCAATCTCAAGAGACAGATAGAGAGTGTAGAG GCACAGGTTAAAAGGCTCGCTCTGCTGGTTGATAGGCTCACTGGTGACGTTTATAACCTCACTGTGGAGGTGGATACTCTGGAGAAGGTCTGCTTCGATTAA
- the LOC106324082 gene encoding glutathione S-transferase T3-like: MDPFSLYSPGSSRVPILVERKKWTPQEDIVFISAWLNTSKDPIVSNQQKLVSFWRRIEEYFNSSPLLTGSSGREWSTCKQRWGRLNSEVCKFVGSYEAALKEQASGQNENDVMKAAHDIFFNDYTGKFTLEHAWRELRFDQKWRSTYLTTDGAKEKRKEATETVPDSEEEVRPPGVKACKAAAKRKKHGNEAAYDRLQTILDMKQNISKQKLLDRLLSKKDTLTDSEVSLKDKLVAEML; the protein is encoded by the coding sequence ATGGATCCGTTTTCCCTTTATTCTCCCGGGTCTTCTCGTGTTCCCATACTGGTTGAAAGGAAAAAGTGGACACCACAAGAAGATATAGTCTTCATCAGTGCTTGGTTAAACACCAGCAAAGATCCCATAGTTAGTAACCAGCAGAAGTTAGTGTCTTTTTGGAGAAGAATTGAGGAATATTTCAATTCAAGCCCTCTGCTAACAGGCTCTTCTGGAAGAGAGTGGAGTACATGTAAGCAGAGGTGGGGAAGGCTAAATTCCGAGGTTTGTAAGTTTGTGGGAAGCTATGAGGCCGCTTTGAAGGAGCAAGCTAGTGGCCAAAATGAGAACGATGTCATGAAGGCTGCCCATGACATCTTCTTCAACGACTACACGGGCAAGTTCACACTTGAACATGCGTGGAGGGAGCTGCGGTTCGATCAAAAGTGGAGGTCAACTTATTTAACAACAGATGGTGCAAAGGAGAAAAGGAAGGAAGCTACAGAGACGGTGCCTGACTCGGAAGAAGAGGTTAGACCACCTGGTGTTAAGGCTTGCAAAGCAGCCGCCAAACGCAAGAAGCATGGGAATGAAGCAGCGTATGATCGACTACAAACCATTCTAGACATGAAACAGAACATATCCAAACAGAAACTACTAGATCGTCTCCTCTCAAAAAAAGATACTCTAACTGATAGTGAGGTGTCTCTCAAGGACAAACTCGTAGCTGAGATGCTTTGA